A genome region from Natranaeroarchaeum sulfidigenes includes the following:
- a CDS encoding cupredoxin domain-containing protein yields the protein MMAQQRLSRSDDVPGQSHVGMTDPVVETRAKGERCDGAETSGVSRRAVLGGGIGTSTTLLAQQEDGDEEPDDAENGEDGETVTVELVDFAYEPGTDSPLVIPPGTTVEFVWITDTHNIAVDSQPDEADWEGHDPIEDTGFEYEFTFEVPGTYEFHCDPHLSVGMVGTIQLEEGATTNGDNGTALPVIPGDAITLAVATIAALVVVTFMAYFFIKYGTEYEEEP from the coding sequence ATGATGGCACAACAGCGACTGTCGCGGAGTGACGACGTTCCAGGCCAGAGCCACGTCGGGATGACCGACCCCGTCGTCGAGACGAGAGCAAAGGGCGAACGGTGCGATGGGGCCGAAACCAGCGGCGTAAGTCGGCGAGCGGTTCTTGGCGGTGGGATCGGTACGTCCACAACACTTCTCGCACAACAAGAGGACGGTGACGAAGAACCTGACGACGCAGAAAACGGCGAGGACGGAGAAACAGTAACTGTCGAACTCGTCGATTTCGCGTACGAACCGGGCACCGACAGCCCACTTGTGATCCCGCCCGGGACCACCGTCGAGTTCGTCTGGATCACCGATACCCACAACATTGCTGTCGACTCCCAGCCTGACGAGGCCGACTGGGAGGGGCATGATCCGATCGAGGATACAGGATTCGAGTACGAGTTCACGTTCGAGGTACCGGGCACCTACGAGTTTCACTGTGACCCACACCTCTCTGTCGGGATGGTTGGAACGATTCAGCTCGAAGAGGGAGCGACCACGAACGGTGACAACGGCACTGCCCTGCCGGTCATACCAGGAGACGCGATTACACTTGCAGTCGCGACCATCGCTGCGCTGGTGGTCGTCACGTTTATGGCCTATTTTTTCATCAAGTACGGGACGGAGTACGAGGAGGAACCCTGA
- a CDS encoding DUF7527 domain-containing protein, with protein MNTRTLERVERWESRPYSGGYEGLRDLAGTEFTGAVETAGTWLFMLNGRIIGVHDGSIEAFEDGSGTAYVAPEPALPLLFTMWEGETETRAKYYTEDTPVSEVDNTLTSGSFTGYLELSENVLSGDYFVVYYGGRSMSAAFVGTREELLGGDEAFERANDEVGIYEVVDADVDVIEIPEAEPEPERAESTDPSTEDGGTSPETSDSVRGPPAVDSTPATDEPAETTGANENTSDAVSATAPDSSRDGRASAQQEADVGQTDGETVGNATPTTNTAPDGVEDTADVSTTRKSDTHGQSPEEERSSTSTGERNGTDDASIETGNSPTTEQSDDRPVNGRTTADAPPKESTEVTAQPADTGSRIGENVDDTSVSGEMSADEGTTSATVPSETTTSDAVPDEPTTSDDDTGSVTTSERTESDTPSGSNAPPGADDAQDDPIEAEADWRETTVIPSIDPTHTEHPGPDTEDATGKAAESPATTRSSPGQAGQQRSLSETGRQARSTPDRRENPTTEQRSSDGDERASRTTVSEDRHSNAATVPKARVAEREERIDELEAKIDQLEATREELRTERDELAAENESLADTVEQLEHEVERLRSERDELEATLEAAGKTAYDSSQQIQPSQAISGTNLFVRYGSKGEATLEAAHDGAATAEDVNANLQLERHTTFDAESVAVQGEPYDAFLDGTLEMQFVDWIVETLLYEIQDTGNQSGLRDLYDVIPDIDRVEFDGEIELAYTENGEEVTEVAAFDVVLRNRMGEPLIVADISDSRDPAGERMLVELESDASRVKESSETLSAAFLVTSSFFEPGALEAASEATSGSFLSRDSRMSFVKQSRKQGYHLCLVEARGDEFHLNVPEL; from the coding sequence ATGAATACGCGCACGCTTGAGCGCGTCGAGCGGTGGGAGTCCCGACCCTACTCCGGAGGGTACGAGGGGCTCCGTGATCTCGCCGGAACGGAGTTTACCGGCGCGGTCGAGACCGCTGGGACGTGGTTGTTCATGCTCAACGGCCGGATTATCGGCGTTCACGACGGCAGTATCGAGGCGTTCGAGGACGGATCGGGCACCGCCTACGTCGCCCCCGAGCCCGCACTCCCACTGCTGTTCACGATGTGGGAAGGCGAGACTGAGACACGAGCGAAGTACTACACTGAAGACACTCCCGTCAGCGAGGTCGATAACACGCTTACTTCGGGGTCGTTTACCGGCTACCTCGAACTGAGCGAAAACGTCCTCAGTGGCGACTACTTCGTCGTCTATTATGGCGGTCGCTCGATGAGTGCCGCCTTCGTCGGCACCAGAGAGGAGCTCCTGGGAGGTGACGAGGCGTTCGAGCGCGCGAACGACGAAGTCGGCATCTACGAGGTCGTTGACGCCGATGTCGACGTCATCGAGATCCCGGAAGCGGAGCCCGAACCGGAGCGTGCCGAGAGTACCGACCCATCGACAGAGGACGGCGGTACGTCCCCGGAAACGTCCGATTCTGTCCGGGGACCCCCGGCGGTCGACTCTACCCCGGCAACGGATGAGCCTGCCGAGACGACAGGGGCCAACGAGAACACCTCCGACGCGGTGTCCGCGACAGCGCCGGACTCCTCGAGGGACGGCCGGGCAAGCGCTCAGCAAGAAGCGGACGTGGGACAGACAGACGGGGAGACGGTTGGGAACGCTACTCCGACGACTAATACGGCCCCGGATGGTGTTGAGGACACCGCAGACGTGTCGACTACTCGGAAGTCAGATACCCACGGACAGTCCCCCGAGGAGGAACGCTCCTCTACTTCCACAGGCGAGCGTAACGGGACGGACGACGCGTCAATCGAAACTGGCAACTCACCGACCACAGAGCAGTCCGACGACCGGCCCGTTAACGGGAGAACGACGGCCGATGCACCGCCGAAAGAGTCGACGGAAGTCACGGCACAGCCCGCAGATACTGGAAGTCGTATCGGCGAAAACGTCGACGACACGTCAGTCAGCGGTGAGATGAGCGCAGACGAAGGGACGACCAGTGCGACGGTGCCAAGCGAGACGACGACCAGTGACGCAGTTCCGGACGAGCCAACAACCAGTGATGATGACACCGGGTCTGTCACGACATCGGAACGGACCGAATCGGACACGCCATCTGGATCAAATGCGCCGCCGGGAGCCGACGATGCGCAGGATGACCCCATCGAGGCGGAGGCAGACTGGCGCGAAACAACGGTGATTCCCTCGATTGACCCGACCCATACTGAACATCCAGGACCCGATACCGAGGACGCGACCGGGAAAGCCGCCGAGTCGCCAGCGACCACCCGAAGCAGTCCCGGGCAAGCGGGGCAGCAGCGATCACTGTCGGAGACGGGTCGACAGGCCAGGTCGACACCGGACCGGCGTGAGAATCCGACCACTGAACAGCGCTCCAGCGACGGAGACGAACGCGCGAGTAGGACCACAGTCTCTGAAGACAGGCACTCGAACGCCGCGACGGTTCCGAAAGCGCGGGTCGCCGAGCGTGAAGAACGGATCGACGAACTGGAAGCGAAGATTGATCAACTCGAAGCAACCCGCGAAGAGCTCCGAACCGAACGCGACGAGCTGGCCGCCGAAAACGAGTCGCTTGCCGACACGGTCGAACAGCTCGAACACGAGGTCGAGCGACTCCGCTCCGAACGTGACGAACTCGAGGCGACTCTCGAAGCAGCCGGGAAAACGGCCTACGATTCGAGCCAGCAGATCCAGCCCTCACAGGCGATTTCCGGGACGAATCTGTTCGTCCGGTACGGGTCGAAGGGTGAGGCGACCCTGGAGGCGGCACACGACGGTGCGGCAACCGCAGAGGACGTCAACGCGAACCTGCAACTCGAACGTCATACGACGTTCGACGCCGAATCCGTCGCCGTGCAGGGCGAGCCGTACGACGCGTTCCTCGATGGAACACTGGAGATGCAGTTCGTCGACTGGATCGTCGAGACGCTGCTCTACGAGATTCAGGATACGGGCAATCAGAGCGGCCTGCGTGACCTCTACGACGTCATCCCGGATATCGATCGTGTGGAGTTCGATGGGGAAATCGAGCTCGCGTACACGGAGAACGGCGAGGAGGTGACCGAGGTCGCCGCGTTCGACGTCGTGTTACGAAACCGGATGGGAGAGCCCCTGATCGTGGCCGATATTTCGGACTCGCGAGACCCCGCAGGCGAGCGGATGCTCGTCGAACTGGAGTCCGATGCGAGCCGTGTCAAAGAGAGTTCGGAGACGTTGAGTGCCGCCTTCCTTGTGACATCGTCCTTTTTCGAACCGGGAGCGCTCGAAGCCGCAAGCGAGGCGACGAGCGGGAGCTTCCTGAGTCGGGACTCCCGAATGAGCTTCGTCAAGCAGTCCAGAAAACAGGGCTATCATCTCTGTCTCGTCGAGGCGCGCGGCGACGAGTTCCACCTGAACGTACCGGAGCTCTAG
- a CDS encoding UPF0058 family protein: MHKDELLELHEQMVIIMENFAEREGVDDELFEPYDELEVDPSHVHKSKSEHKHAVFVLGNALANAMSDDEFSSAGRIGKRMEELAKDAEGKI; encoded by the coding sequence ATGCACAAGGACGAGCTTCTGGAGCTTCACGAGCAGATGGTCATCATCATGGAGAACTTCGCCGAGCGCGAGGGCGTCGACGACGAACTGTTCGAGCCCTACGACGAGCTCGAAGTGGACCCATCCCACGTCCACAAATCCAAAAGCGAGCACAAACACGCCGTCTTTGTCCTGGGCAACGCGCTGGCAAACGCAATGAGCGACGACGAGTTCTCCAGTGCCGGACGTATCGGCAAGCGCATGGAAGAGCTCGCAAAGGACGCCGAAGGCAAGATCTGA
- a CDS encoding DUF998 domain-containing protein — MDRDTGAATTGLIAPAIAAVTILAATFVDPGFVWADDALSNLGELPAGESITLSFLAESPEFVLFNGGLILTGIVGLAFAWRLWTDAKNWLHRLGAVQFAGALIALALVGVYYIPREPHGAVAIAHYLLGIVFLWTHGTGSVLAGRVRWGLVTIWLGIVHLVAWLVWAALLTGPIPGLAIPETVGAAIFGGWTAVAARARLGWPPLPGALDR, encoded by the coding sequence ATGGATAGAGACACGGGTGCGGCCACAACAGGACTGATCGCCCCGGCGATCGCGGCGGTGACGATCCTCGCAGCGACATTCGTCGATCCGGGGTTCGTCTGGGCCGACGACGCGCTCTCGAATCTGGGGGAACTCCCGGCTGGCGAATCGATCACGCTCTCCTTTCTCGCCGAATCCCCCGAATTCGTCCTGTTCAACGGTGGGCTGATCCTGACTGGGATCGTCGGGCTGGCCTTTGCCTGGCGGCTGTGGACCGACGCGAAGAACTGGCTCCATCGACTCGGTGCGGTCCAGTTCGCCGGGGCACTGATCGCGCTTGCCCTTGTGGGCGTCTACTACATCCCGCGGGAGCCCCACGGCGCGGTTGCGATCGCTCACTATCTGCTCGGGATCGTCTTCCTGTGGACACACGGTACGGGGAGCGTGCTCGCCGGTCGCGTCCGGTGGGGCCTCGTAACGATCTGGCTCGGCATCGTTCACCTGGTGGCGTGGCTCGTCTGGGCTGCTCTGCTCACCGGGCCGATCCCCGGTCTCGCAATCCCCGAAACCGTCGGTGCTGCGATCTTTGGAGGCTGGACAGCCGTCGCCGCTCGCGCCAGGCTCGGCTGGCCGCCGCTGCCCGGCGCGCTGGATCGGTGA
- a CDS encoding ABC transporter ATP-binding protein yields the protein MSAELTTTATEQTTQNRRREGVSQQTSDEPLLRIDRISKTFGAEQAVEDLSLSVEQGELLTLLGPSGCGKTTTLRLIAGLERPDSGAIRVDGLPVATGDGTFVTPEARDIGVVFQDFALFPHMTAAENIAFGIDDLSDAEQERRVTELLDLVGLDGQGDSRPEELSGGQQQRIALARSLAPEPEILLLDEPFSNLDVDLRVEMREEVRRILKETGVTAVSVTHDQEEALSISDRVAVMHEGRLEQVGRPEAVFQRPKSRFVAGFLGHASFLSGYVRGDKVDTSVASIDREQIHGLASQYDMTEIDVLVRPDDILAYPADEAEADGRVTYRRYLGPSVLYRVELDSGETIECMHNHSESMDLDTPVTVTLTADHELVWFPEGSQSR from the coding sequence ATGTCAGCTGAACTAACTACCACCGCGACGGAGCAGACGACACAGAACCGCCGACGAGAGGGAGTATCACAGCAGACGTCGGACGAGCCCCTGTTGCGGATCGACCGTATCTCGAAGACGTTTGGGGCGGAACAGGCCGTAGAGGACCTCTCCTTGTCGGTCGAACAGGGCGAACTGCTAACCCTGCTTGGCCCCTCAGGCTGCGGAAAGACGACAACGCTCCGGCTCATCGCCGGACTCGAACGACCGGATTCGGGGGCGATCCGCGTCGATGGACTGCCAGTGGCCACGGGAGACGGGACGTTCGTTACACCGGAGGCCAGAGATATCGGCGTCGTCTTTCAGGACTTCGCGCTATTTCCGCACATGACCGCCGCCGAGAACATCGCCTTCGGGATCGACGACCTGTCCGACGCCGAACAGGAGCGGCGTGTGACGGAGTTGCTCGATCTCGTCGGGCTCGATGGACAGGGCGACTCCCGTCCCGAGGAGCTCTCGGGCGGTCAACAACAGCGAATCGCGCTGGCGCGCTCGCTCGCACCCGAACCCGAGATCCTCCTGCTCGACGAGCCGTTCTCGAACCTCGATGTCGATCTGCGCGTCGAGATGCGCGAGGAGGTCCGTCGGATCCTCAAAGAGACCGGTGTTACCGCCGTTTCCGTGACCCACGACCAGGAAGAGGCACTGTCGATCAGTGACCGGGTGGCAGTGATGCACGAGGGGCGACTCGAACAGGTCGGTCGGCCCGAAGCCGTCTTCCAGCGGCCGAAATCACGCTTCGTCGCCGGCTTTCTCGGCCACGCGAGTTTCCTTTCGGGCTACGTCCGGGGCGACAAGGTCGATACGTCAGTTGCGTCGATCGATCGCGAACAGATTCACGGACTGGCGAGTCAGTACGACATGACCGAGATCGACGTGCTCGTCAGGCCCGACGACATCCTGGCCTATCCGGCAGACGAGGCGGAGGCCGACGGCCGGGTGACCTATCGACGGTATCTCGGTCCCTCGGTGCTGTATCGGGTCGAGCTCGACAGCGGCGAGACGATCGAATGCATGCACAACCATAGCGAGTCGATGGATCTCGATACGCCGGTCACCGTAACGCTCACGGCCGACCACGAGCTCGTCTGGTTCCCCGAAGGCAGTCAAAGCCGGTAG